The genome window ATTGGCACCGATACGCCCGAACGGCTCATGGCTGGTATTGAAGGTCATCCCGCTGCTGATTCCCTTGCACGGCATCTGGAAACGCAATCTGTATACGATGCAATGGTCGTCCATGCTCATCCTCTTGTTCTTCGCCGAAGGCATCGTGCGCGGCATGAGCGACACCGGCCTGTCAGCGATACTGGGCTGGATCGAAGTCGGCCTGGTGCTGGTCTTCTTTAGCTGCGTCGTCCTGTATTTGCGCCCTTACAAAAAGGCCGCGAAGGCCCTCACCAAACAGGCGCTGCAAAAGGCCGCCAAATAATGGACGCCTTCCTCGATGCCTGCCGTCGTGCGATAGGCGCAACGCATGTATTGACCGAGGCTGCAGACACCGCCCCCTACCTGACCGACTGGCGGCGCCGTTTTACCGGCAAGGCACGCGCCGTACTCAAGCCGGCCGATACGCAGGAACTCGCGACTCTGGTACGCCTGTGCAATGAATATAAAGTGCCGATGGTGCCGCAAGGCGGCAATACCGGCCTGGTACTCGGCGGCATTCCGGATGAAAGCGGCACGGCGGCCATCCTCTCGCTGACACGCCTCAATCGTATCCGTCATGTCGATCCGCTCAACAACACCGTGACCGTCGAAGCCGGTTGCATCCTGAAAAACATCCAGGCCGCAGCCAGCGATGCCGGCCGACTGTTTCCCTTGTCTCTGGCAGCCGAA of Janthinobacterium sp. Marseille contains these proteins:
- a CDS encoding DUF2069 domain-containing protein; its protein translation is MQSQGQKILHLGALGSLLALIVLCIAWEMVLAPIRPNGSWLVLKVIPLLIPLHGIWKRNLYTMQWSSMLILLFFAEGIVRGMSDTGLSAILGWIEVGLVLVFFSCVVLYLRPYKKAAKALTKQALQKAAK